The genomic region aatagggccgtcaaaatagcggctgtggtagttagaggtagaaatacttagatcttttatttactttgttatttttttaaaacagagacataggaacacacaagacagaggtttagaaaaagtcaggatgccaggaagataagagttttaataaaccagggttatggcatgtcaaactttcaaaaccgtcaaattgatGGCCCTGCGAGTTCTAGTGTTAagagtattattatttttacacaaTCATTCAATGATAAATATAATAAAGATTATGgcttaatttaaatatttcaatctAGCCCTTACAATATACCTAATATAGAAAGATTAACAGGAGAAATGAATTGAAACtagtaaaatttaaatttttcctaCAGGAATGTCTCATCTAAATTCAAGAACATCATCTCTAAAAGTCTCCTGATCCATTCAGGACCTCCAGCTGTGTACCAACTACAGACAAAAAAAGAGGACTTAGGACCTCTGACAAGACTAACGCTTGGAAAGAAAAACTTGAACAAGGCCAACAGAACTGTGTTGCTGGTGGGTGAAACAGGAGCAGGAAAGTCTACCGTCATCAACAGTCTGGTCAACCACGCTATGGGAGTGAAGTTTGAGGATGAAGTCTGGTTTCAGATCGTAAAAGACGAGAAGAAAGGGCAGACTGAAAGCCAGACTTCAGATGTGATTGTGTACGAGGTCTTTGGGTTTGAAGATCAAACTTTGCCTTTCTCCCTGACCATCATCGACACGCCTGGATTTGGAGACACCAGAGGGATTGAACGTGATCTTATTGTCAGTCAAAGATTGTTTGACTTGTTTCGATCAGATGATGGAATTAATGAGATTCATGCCGGGGGTCTGGTGGTGAAGGCCACAGATAATCGAGTCAATGATCGCCTTTCATATGTCTTCAACTCAGTCATGTCTCTGTTTGGGAAAAACCTGGAGAAAAGCATCGTGGCTCTCGTTACTCACTCAGATGGAAGAACACCCAAAAATGTTCTTCAAGCTCTTGCAGCTACAAACATAAAATGTgccaaaaatgaaaagaatcaaCCTATTTACTTCCTTTTTGATAATTCCCAAACTGATGATCGATCAGAGGACATTGAATTCCTAAAAATTGCTACGGAAATTTCTGAGAAAGGAATGAAAGCCTTTACAGCCTTCTTGGAGAAGAAATCATCTCAAAAACTGATAACAACAACAGACGTCCTAAATGAACGCATCAGCCTGGCGGCCTGCATCCAGAACCTGCACGAGAGAATCCTGTTAACTGAGCAGAAACAACAGGAACTCAAACAAACTCACGACGCTCTGGTCAAACAAGTAGAAGACATGAAGAAATCTGAGACGGTCACTGTAGAAGTTGATGTTGTCTACAAAGAAAAGGAGCTTCTTAAAAGCAAAAAGCTTTTCGGCCGTGGTTTCTTTGAAAAAGCAATGGTCTGCACCATCTGTGAGGAGAACTGCCACTATCCTGGCTGTACTATCAGTTCCAGTCCTCAACATTGTGAGGTCATCAAAAAAGGCCGCTGCACAGTCTGCACAAAGAAATGTCCTGCATCAGCTCATGTGAAGGAAAACTGGAGATATGTCATAAAAACCAAGAAGGCTAAGAAGACTGTAGAAGTTAAAAAAGAGAAGCAGGTGGAGAAGGTTGACCCTGACATcaagtttaatattttaaaaagtcttgcaaataaaatccagaaccTGAAAGCAGAGAAGATCCAGCTGGTTAATGAGTCCTACCAACATGTTATCACCCTGGAGGAGATCGCCCTCAAAGTGGATTCTGTGTCCACTTTTGTTCACCTGGATTTCTTGATTGAGAAGATGAAGGAAACAGGAGACATGAAGAAGGTCCAGAGATTGGAGGAGATGAGAAGCCGAATGGACGAAGGAACCAAGTTAGCCCTCCAGTACATGTGGGGCAGAACAATCGGAACCATGTAAGAACCAGAAGAACCAACACATCCATGACAGGATGAAGAAGAAAGCTTCATTAGGTGCATCAGCTCCTCTAAAGCCTCTTCTTGATTAACTTTAGTTCagtttcaataaaataaccTCCCATCTGATCCTGGTAAAGGAAAGGATTTAATGATTGTTTAAGCTAATATACTGAGTttgttaaagaaatattttaatcataGATATACAACCGAAATACAATATATACAACATCAGAGAGAAGAGACTGCAGCTGAAACCAACAAATGTTTTCCAGCagacatttctgtctttactaAGAAACAGCTTCAAACAGCTGATTTAGTAGGAATGGGTTAATATGATTTATCATAAGAATTAGGATTCATTGTGTGAATGATAAACTCCAACTGATTATGTTTGCACTCCTGATAAATTAACAGTATGTTGggacttttaatattttcttccacTGTCGGTTCCAATgaaagcataaataaatatgcaaataataaaaatatgattGAATGCAGTTATTTTTACCTTTCTAACATTAACTGCACTACTTAATTAAACTGGTGTGTTTTATAATGGGTTCATTTGTGTTAGTTCGGAGAACTGAGTCCTGCTGAAATTTAAACACTTATTGTTACATTTATCGTTGTTGCAACAAATACcgaacatattgtgataatttTAAGTACATGTTAACTATCCCTAGTTTTATAGAGAACTAttgaaaattgtgtttttcttttaattcctGTAAATATTTAACTAAAATGAATCATTTGGAATGTGTTGTGatttgaatatgaatatattatttatcatttaatattaatactttaatattttattaaataataattcggtctgttaagggttgtcctgtggatACCAGCCAactaaggcggtggtattaagacaaaattgaaagggatgagcctaGCTCTGGCATCGTTGAATATCAAAaccacacaatttcttaaaaatacaataatttatttacaaaaataagtcaactcagtcaaacatatttcaatcaacatatttcatatttcaatctttgctatgctaaaacaacccaactaaaccaccaagcaaaatgaaagaataaggaagacatttctctcttgctctcggtggaagacacacatgttttctctccctccctccctgctgatccctgcttctgctttttgtctgtatttttctcagagcctcactttacatatcctccaaacttgtaaattatggatttggtcagctgttctctcaacgtaattgatcaaatttgttcGACAgcaagacagggtaaaggagaccccagacgggacgttcttctttggaaacacaatggattcttggcagcagtggaagattgtgtgcctgactacgatgtcggtcgcagacatagaaaatgtgtacatatttggacttttgataacaggatttctgctttttggagttggtggttacctggcttatcaagtgattcgcaaaacgtagGCGGTTGTTCCAGacatttggctatttggattcacaattgagacataccagtaaaactcttaaggtggttggaaattcacaactgcctgaaccacaacatttattgtttttctaaatctggcgccccagtgtggccttggcaacttctgctaactggctattgacaaaattgttggaataattgtatatagatttatcttatatttttcctttcctattaactttactatttgacctttataacctttcatgttgtatgtgtaagtaaagatgtgatgagttgtttgcaggcTAGGAGGAAAGGTGGAGCGGTGAAGGATGCAGTCACATTTGAAGACATCATAAAGAtagtggctgattgtgctgaacaaaagACGCACAGATCTTAAGATTATGGAGACTGTGCAAGTGTGTTGGTACAAGATAATGATGTATATGACCTATGTTacgttgctgctgttttttctaCCATTCAGAGCAGCAACGTTTATTGCAACTAGGGAACtccctaaagataataaaaagagaggattTGGAGAGATGtgtttcagagcggtaggagatttgtaactgaagcacatctctgtccgttctcctcgcagcgagtaagaaacaaattatttgtctttctcttctttttgtgatgttataagtattttaggttgtttgaaccttaCATTTgctggtccttcgagccggaatCCAATTACGCCTgaggattccagcgggttggtggaatccagtaaagaccgtgcgcacagcagtcttcatcagggagacactcagaccctttccgggattggacctcggcccgcccgctggggtctgatggctgacggaactccgagagagaggggaaagacaagcggtgagttgagtttggattaaaaagtgtgacgaatgactgtgggtcattgcgtgaaataaaacacTGTGTATCCTAGAacctaacaggtaaaagtaggacggcggagtcctggaaaaatttttagatcagttttcagaccttttatctgatttagtgttaaatacagataaagttattatagtgggggattttaacattcatgtagacgctgaaagtgatagcctaaatatagtgtttaatgctatcttagactcaattggctttgctcaaaacattaaca from Girardinichthys multiradiatus isolate DD_20200921_A chromosome 8, DD_fGirMul_XY1, whole genome shotgun sequence harbors:
- the LOC124872348 gene encoding uncharacterized protein LOC124872348, translated to MQKTKPPGKVIGAKFPPSSSTPPTRTPAPLPRTKPTPEPPSLVISDPTGSKPPGKVIGAKFPPSSSTPPTRTPAPLPRTKPTPEPPSLVISDPTGSKPPGKVIGAKFPPSSSTPPTRTPAPLPRTKPTPEPPSLVISDPTGRNVSSKFKNIISKSLLIHSGPPAVYQLQTKKEDLGPLTRLTLGKKNLNKANRTVLLVGETGAGKSTVINSLVNHAMGVKFEDEVWFQIVKDEKKGQTESQTSDVIVYEVFGFEDQTLPFSLTIIDTPGFGDTRGIERDLIVSQRLFDLFRSDDGINEIHAGGLVVKATDNRVNDRLSYVFNSVMSLFGKNLEKSIVALVTHSDGRTPKNVLQALAATNIKCAKNEKNQPIYFLFDNSQTDDRSEDIEFLKIATEISEKGMKAFTAFLEKKSSQKLITTTDVLNERISLAACIQNLHERILLTEQKQQELKQTHDALVKQVEDMKKSETVTVEVDVVYKEKELLKSKKLFGRGFFEKAMVCTICEENCHYPGCTISSSPQHCEVIKKGRCTVCTKKCPASAHVKENWRYVIKTKKAKKTVEVKKEKQVEKVDPDIKFNILKSLANKIQNLKAEKIQLVNESYQHVITLEEIALKVDSVSTFVHLDFLIEKMKETGDMKKVQRLEEMRSRMDEGTKLALQYMWGRTIGTM